A genomic stretch from Streptomyces venezuelae ATCC 10712 includes:
- a CDS encoding class I SAM-dependent methyltransferase has protein sequence MYSPTPEDWHEANRARWDERVPIHAASAFYDLDAFRAGKDALRDFELAEVGDVTGRSLLHLQCHIGLDTLSWARHGASHVVGLDFSEPAVEAARSLAADLGLTQDRAAFVAADVYDAAEAVPDSAYDIVYTGTGALNWLPDMERWAETAASLVAPGGFLYVAEFHPLTDSLDDETGSRIVNDYFVREPWVDTSPGTYADLDAPTVHNRSVEWVHPLGEVVTAIARAGLRIDFLHEHDASLFPRYGALQHHEDGYYRFPADRPRIPMMYSIKATRPA, from the coding sequence ATGTACTCTCCGACGCCCGAGGACTGGCACGAGGCCAACCGCGCACGCTGGGACGAGCGCGTCCCGATCCACGCCGCCAGCGCCTTCTACGACCTCGACGCCTTCCGCGCGGGCAAGGACGCGCTGCGGGACTTCGAGCTCGCGGAGGTCGGCGACGTCACCGGCCGCTCCCTGCTCCACCTCCAGTGCCACATCGGCCTCGACACCCTCTCCTGGGCCCGTCACGGCGCCTCGCACGTCGTCGGCCTCGACTTCTCCGAGCCGGCCGTCGAGGCCGCCCGTTCGCTCGCCGCCGACCTCGGCCTCACCCAGGACAGGGCCGCCTTCGTCGCCGCCGACGTGTACGACGCGGCCGAGGCCGTCCCGGACAGCGCCTACGACATCGTCTACACGGGCACCGGGGCGCTGAACTGGCTGCCCGACATGGAGCGCTGGGCGGAGACCGCCGCCTCGCTCGTCGCCCCCGGCGGCTTCCTCTACGTGGCCGAGTTCCACCCGCTGACCGACTCCCTCGACGACGAGACCGGCAGCCGGATCGTGAACGACTACTTCGTCCGCGAACCCTGGGTGGACACCAGCCCCGGCACGTACGCCGACCTCGACGCGCCCACCGTCCACAACCGCAGCGTGGAATGGGTGCACCCGCTCGGCGAGGTCGTCACCGCGATCGCCCGCGCGGGCCTGCGGATCGACTTCCTGCACGAGCACGACGCCTCGCTGTTCCCGCGCTACGGCGCGCTCCAGCACCACGAGGACGGCTACTACCGCTTCCCGGCGGACCGGCCCCGTATCCCGATGATGTACTCGATCAAGGCGACCCGACCGGCCTGA
- a CDS encoding Lrp/AsnC family transcriptional regulator, which produces MSTGDSVLGEADLSLIHALQMAPRASWTQLSSVLGATPDTLARRWDHLTAGGYAWSSLLAARHGADAMLYAWVELECVAGAAETTAVEVSGDACTLGVHQVTGDADLVLLVVCPDLYALDDYLARRIRRLSGVIRSRTQVVTRLHNRPYRSRIEQLTPSQIQLLRGITHGDGRARTPAREQARERAARGRAQLTELDHRIVAELAGDARRSAAELARQCGTSESTVRRRLDALSAGGALHHHCLPAPRFSGRPVWAMVTTDVPPLDVPATVAALARLRQTRLVTSVTGPHNLSLALWLRTVDELHEVTASLVRAAPALRIAGTALSLRTHKIGAQVLGPDGRRLHHVRPATPA; this is translated from the coding sequence ATGAGCACCGGGGATTCCGTCCTGGGAGAGGCGGATCTTTCGCTGATCCACGCACTCCAGATGGCCCCGCGTGCCAGCTGGACGCAGTTGTCGTCCGTTCTGGGGGCGACCCCTGACACCCTCGCGCGGCGCTGGGACCACCTCACGGCCGGGGGGTACGCCTGGAGTTCGCTGCTGGCGGCCCGGCACGGCGCCGACGCGATGCTCTACGCCTGGGTCGAGCTGGAGTGCGTCGCGGGCGCCGCCGAGACCACCGCGGTCGAGGTCTCCGGCGACGCCTGCACCCTCGGCGTCCACCAGGTGACCGGCGACGCGGATCTGGTCCTGCTCGTGGTCTGCCCCGACCTGTACGCCCTCGACGACTACCTCGCCCGGCGGATACGGCGGCTCAGCGGGGTGATCCGCTCCCGGACCCAGGTGGTGACCCGGCTGCACAACCGCCCCTACCGGTCGCGGATCGAACAGCTCACCCCCTCGCAGATCCAGCTCCTCCGGGGGATCACGCACGGGGACGGCCGGGCGCGTACGCCGGCGCGCGAGCAGGCTCGCGAGCGGGCGGCGCGGGGCCGGGCGCAGCTCACCGAGCTCGACCACCGGATCGTCGCGGAGCTGGCGGGGGACGCCCGCCGCAGCGCGGCCGAACTGGCCCGCCAGTGCGGTACGAGCGAGTCGACGGTACGGCGGAGGCTGGACGCCCTCTCGGCGGGCGGCGCCCTCCACCACCACTGTCTGCCGGCTCCCCGGTTCTCCGGGCGTCCGGTGTGGGCGATGGTCACCACCGACGTACCGCCCCTGGACGTGCCGGCGACGGTGGCGGCGCTCGCCCGGCTGCGCCAGACGCGGCTCGTGACCTCGGTCACCGGCCCGCACAACCTGTCGCTGGCGCTGTGGCTGCGTACCGTCGACGAGCTGCACGAGGTGACGGCGAGTCTCGTACGGGCCGCGCCGGCGCTGCGGATCGCGGGCACCGCGCTGTCCTTGCGGACCCACAAGATCGGCGCGCAGGTCCTCGGTCCGGACGGCCGCCGACTGCACCACGTGCGGCCGGCCACACCGGCCTGA
- a CDS encoding tetratricopeptide repeat protein has protein sequence MGSTERRRPPETGHILWGEPVSPDQLAAAEHGYTRCGPAERLLWERLSVFEGAFGLEAVREVCSSGTLPSAEIPAVLERLAPLALLPVDDLFDGEDPVPRHWMPPPMRAVGARRLTRRGDRRAVVQHHRRWCLRLARRAADQWQAGRQLDARDLALRELPDLAAAMDPTTAPLPPGAEADTAVETAVSLWFLWVACGRTSEGRTRLRHALSLRTGPPTARALWLAAFLELESGRPEDADPLLVQAWAAAVRDGDDRALGLLAHLRGATALYQGRADAAAEAFREALALMGESPDFGPTRHACWVGLALALCRTDPEAAQEALDRGDTDRGSRWPRAGRDLFADAWAHVVRAELAAWDGELERAAQHARRALREHLRLGSPAGAAAAAELLAQIRVSAGRRDAAAHLLGAVDVLRTSVFDMAYRPAEFCAVTRARSESALRTLLDGAELRGAYEEGARRGLFTLAAEA, from the coding sequence ATGGGCAGCACGGAGAGACGCCGGCCACCGGAGACCGGACACATCCTGTGGGGCGAACCGGTCAGCCCCGACCAGCTCGCCGCCGCCGAACACGGCTACACCCGCTGCGGCCCCGCCGAACGACTCCTGTGGGAGCGGCTCTCCGTGTTCGAGGGCGCCTTCGGCCTGGAAGCCGTCCGCGAGGTCTGCTCCTCCGGAACGCTCCCCTCCGCCGAGATCCCGGCGGTCCTCGAACGGCTCGCCCCCCTCGCCCTGCTGCCCGTCGACGACCTGTTCGACGGCGAGGACCCCGTCCCCCGCCACTGGATGCCGCCACCCATGCGGGCCGTGGGCGCCCGCCGGCTCACCCGACGCGGCGACCGCCGGGCCGTCGTCCAGCACCACCGGCGGTGGTGCCTGAGACTCGCCCGGCGGGCCGCCGACCAGTGGCAGGCCGGCCGCCAGCTCGACGCCCGGGACCTCGCCCTGCGCGAACTCCCGGACCTCGCCGCCGCGATGGACCCGACCACCGCGCCGCTCCCGCCGGGCGCCGAAGCCGACACGGCCGTCGAGACCGCCGTGTCCCTCTGGTTCCTGTGGGTGGCCTGCGGACGCACCTCCGAGGGCCGGACGCGGCTGCGGCACGCCCTCTCGCTGCGCACCGGACCGCCGACGGCCCGCGCCCTGTGGCTCGCCGCCTTCCTCGAGCTGGAGTCGGGCCGCCCGGAAGACGCCGATCCGCTCCTCGTCCAGGCCTGGGCGGCCGCCGTACGGGACGGTGACGACCGCGCGCTCGGACTCCTGGCCCATCTGCGCGGCGCGACCGCCCTCTACCAAGGACGCGCGGACGCGGCGGCGGAGGCGTTCCGGGAAGCCCTCGCGCTGATGGGGGAGTCCCCGGACTTCGGCCCCACCCGGCACGCCTGCTGGGTCGGACTCGCGCTCGCCCTCTGCCGTACCGACCCGGAGGCCGCGCAGGAGGCGCTCGACCGCGGGGACACCGACCGCGGCAGCCGGTGGCCCCGGGCGGGACGCGACCTGTTCGCCGACGCCTGGGCGCACGTCGTACGCGCCGAACTCGCCGCGTGGGACGGAGAGCTGGAGCGCGCCGCCCAGCACGCCCGCCGGGCGCTGCGCGAGCACCTGCGGCTCGGCTCCCCGGCCGGCGCGGCCGCCGCAGCGGAACTCCTCGCCCAGATACGGGTGTCGGCGGGCCGCCGGGACGCCGCGGCCCACCTCCTGGGCGCGGTCGACGTACTGAGGACCTCCGTCTTCGACATGGCGTACCGCCCGGCGGAGTTCTGCGCGGTGACCCGCGCCCGCAGCGAGTCGGCCCTCCGCACCCTCCTCGACGGCGCGGAACTGCGCGGGGCGTACGAAGAGGGGGCGAGACGGGGGCTGTTCACGTTGGCAGCGGAGGCGTGA
- a CDS encoding aspartate-semialdehyde dehydrogenase, with translation MTPKPTLAVVGATGAVGSVMLQMLTHHADVWGEIRLLASPRPSGLPPALDATRAGGSRTASVRGEECEILALSEEALEGVDVALFLVPDEVAARWAPIAATKGAVVVDTSAAFRADPDVPLVVPETNAHAARVRPRGIVASPGCTTLALIVAVGSLHAEFGLDELVVTAQQAASGAGAGQDGAEALRAQLGLVAGHDDLGTHPGDVRRAVGENTGPFPGPLALNVLPWSGTPGADGASSEEERVRDETRRILALPALRVAATCVRVPVVTGHSVSVHARFERPVPLDRAHEILATSPGVVLYDDPAAGDFPTPADVVGTDPAWVGRVRRSMDDERALDFFVCADNLRKGAALNALQIAESVVATL, from the coding sequence CGCCTCCCCGCGCCCGTCCGGCCTCCCCCCTGCTCTCGACGCCACGAGAGCCGGGGGGAGCCGCACGGCCTCCGTGCGCGGGGAGGAGTGCGAGATCCTCGCGCTGAGCGAGGAGGCCCTGGAAGGCGTCGACGTGGCGCTCTTCCTGGTGCCGGACGAGGTCGCCGCCCGCTGGGCGCCGATCGCCGCCACCAAGGGCGCCGTCGTCGTCGACACCTCCGCCGCCTTCCGGGCGGACCCCGACGTCCCCCTCGTCGTCCCCGAGACCAACGCCCACGCCGCGCGCGTACGCCCCCGGGGCATCGTCGCGAGCCCCGGCTGCACCACCCTCGCCCTGATCGTCGCCGTGGGCTCCCTGCACGCCGAGTTCGGCCTCGACGAACTGGTCGTCACCGCCCAGCAGGCCGCCAGCGGAGCCGGCGCGGGCCAGGACGGGGCCGAGGCGCTCCGCGCGCAGCTCGGCCTGGTCGCCGGCCACGACGACCTGGGCACCCACCCCGGAGACGTACGCCGGGCCGTCGGCGAGAACACCGGCCCCTTCCCCGGACCCCTCGCGCTCAACGTCCTGCCCTGGTCGGGCACGCCCGGCGCCGACGGGGCCTCCTCGGAGGAGGAGCGCGTACGGGACGAGACCCGGCGGATCCTCGCGCTGCCCGCCCTGCGGGTCGCCGCCACCTGTGTCCGCGTGCCCGTCGTCACCGGACACTCCGTCTCCGTGCACGCCCGCTTCGAGCGCCCCGTCCCGCTGGACCGGGCACACGAGATCCTCGCCACCTCACCGGGCGTCGTGCTGTACGACGATCCCGCCGCGGGCGACTTCCCCACCCCCGCCGACGTCGTCGGCACCGATCCCGCCTGGGTCGGCCGGGTCAGGCGCTCCATGGACGACGAGCGCGCGCTCGATTTCTTCGTCTGCGCCGACAACCTCCGCAAGGGCGCGGCCCTCAACGCGCTGCAGATCGCGGAATCGGTTGTCGCAACTTTGTAG
- a CDS encoding S9 family peptidase, with translation MGAMTERKDITQTPRWEQRFRAPRVSLPEWAEEAPDRSLFVSNATGTYELYAWDRASGEQRQVTDRPNGTTDGTLTPDGSWIWWFADTDGDEFGVWMRQPFGGGADEPAVPGLDASYPAGLAIGRDGTVVVGRSTDEDGTTVHLVRPGADAPVEIYRHRESAGVGDLSHDGALIAIEHTEHGDAMHSALRVLRASDASVLAELDDTKGGTEELGLAVLGFAPVAGDPRLLVGHQRRGRWEPMLWDVAAGTETDLALDLPGDVSAEWYPDGSGLLIVHSFEARSELWRYEIATGALVRVETPAGSVSEATARPDGSVEYLWSSAAEPPVVRSTDGGVVLDPPGPKAPPSVPVEDVWVEGPGGRVHALVQRPAGEGPFPTVFEVHGGPAWHDSDAFASGPAAWVDHGYAVVRVNYRGSTGYGREWTDALKHRVGLIELEDVEAVRAWAVESGLADPARLVLSGGSWGGYLTLLGLGTQPEAWAVGLAAVPVADYVTAYEDEMEALKALDRTLLGGSPEEVPERYAASSPLTYVDAVKAPVHISAGVNDPRCPIRQIDNYVDRLKARGAVHEVYRYDAGHGSLVVEERIKQVRLDLAFAAKHLGGEAPGTRPTEG, from the coding sequence ATGGGTGCCATGACTGAGCGTAAGGACATCACCCAGACCCCACGGTGGGAGCAGCGCTTCCGCGCGCCCCGCGTCTCGCTGCCCGAGTGGGCCGAGGAGGCCCCGGACCGCTCGCTCTTCGTGTCGAACGCGACGGGGACGTACGAGCTGTACGCCTGGGACCGGGCGAGCGGGGAGCAGCGCCAGGTCACGGACCGGCCGAACGGCACGACGGACGGCACGCTGACGCCGGACGGCAGCTGGATCTGGTGGTTCGCGGACACCGACGGGGACGAGTTCGGGGTGTGGATGCGCCAGCCGTTCGGCGGCGGGGCCGACGAGCCGGCCGTGCCCGGGCTCGACGCCTCCTACCCGGCGGGGCTGGCCATCGGCCGGGACGGCACGGTCGTGGTGGGCCGCTCCACCGACGAGGACGGCACGACGGTCCATCTGGTCCGTCCCGGGGCGGACGCCCCGGTCGAGATCTACCGGCACCGGGAGTCGGCCGGGGTCGGCGACCTGTCGCACGACGGGGCGCTGATCGCGATCGAGCACACCGAGCACGGGGACGCGATGCACTCGGCGCTGCGGGTGCTGCGCGCCTCGGACGCGAGCGTGCTCGCCGAGCTCGACGACACCAAGGGGGGCACGGAGGAGCTGGGGCTCGCCGTCCTCGGCTTCGCGCCGGTGGCCGGGGACCCCCGGCTGCTCGTCGGGCACCAGCGGCGCGGCCGCTGGGAGCCGATGCTCTGGGACGTGGCGGCGGGCACCGAGACCGATCTGGCGCTCGACCTGCCGGGCGACGTGTCGGCCGAGTGGTATCCGGACGGGTCGGGGCTGCTGATCGTGCACAGCTTCGAGGCCCGCAGCGAGCTCTGGCGGTACGAGATCGCGACCGGCGCCCTGGTCCGGGTGGAGACCCCGGCCGGTTCGGTGTCGGAGGCGACGGCCCGGCCGGACGGCAGCGTGGAGTACCTCTGGTCCTCGGCCGCCGAGCCGCCGGTGGTGCGCTCCACGGACGGCGGCGTGGTCCTCGACCCTCCGGGCCCCAAGGCCCCGCCGTCGGTGCCGGTGGAGGACGTGTGGGTGGAGGGGCCGGGCGGCAGAGTGCACGCGCTCGTGCAGCGGCCCGCGGGCGAGGGACCGTTCCCGACGGTCTTCGAGGTGCACGGCGGGCCCGCCTGGCACGACAGCGACGCCTTCGCGTCGGGCCCGGCGGCCTGGGTGGACCACGGGTACGCGGTGGTGCGGGTCAACTACCGGGGCTCGACGGGGTACGGCCGGGAGTGGACGGACGCGCTGAAGCACCGGGTCGGTCTGATCGAGCTGGAGGACGTCGAGGCGGTCCGCGCCTGGGCGGTGGAGAGCGGCCTCGCGGACCCGGCCCGGCTCGTGCTTTCCGGCGGCTCCTGGGGCGGCTATCTGACGCTCCTCGGCCTGGGGACGCAGCCGGAGGCCTGGGCGGTCGGCCTCGCGGCGGTGCCGGTCGCGGACTACGTCACGGCGTACGAGGACGAGATGGAGGCCCTGAAGGCGCTGGACCGGACGCTGCTCGGCGGCTCCCCCGAGGAGGTGCCCGAGCGGTACGCGGCCTCGTCGCCGCTGACGTACGTGGACGCGGTGAAGGCTCCGGTGCACATCTCGGCCGGCGTCAACGACCCGCGCTGCCCGATCCGTCAGATCGACAACTACGTGGACCGGCTGAAGGCCCGGGGCGCGGTGCACGAGGTCTACCGGTACGACGCGGGCCACGGCTCGCTGGTGGTGGAGGAGCGGATCAAGCAGGTGCGGCTGGACCTCGCCTTCGCCGCGAAGCACCTGGGGGGTGAGGCCCCGGGGACCCGGCCGACGGAGGGCTGA
- a CDS encoding SigE family RNA polymerase sigma factor, translated as MAEVLDIATIAPHRGAGTAVLPVRSVGVVPVRAAAVVPVRGSAVVPPRGPAAGTVRGPAVAAYRRPRGLGGMPVIAPVPTGSRASAVDGIPSPRTSAEGATAAGTTVDHLTETYRAHYRSLLGLAALLLDDTASCEDVVQEAFIRVHSARKRVREPEKTLAYLRQTVVNLSRSALRRRILGLKLLSKPMPDMASAEEGAYDQLEREDLIKAMRGLQRRQREVLALRYFSDMTEVQVAEALGISLGSVKAYGSRGIAALRVAMGATS; from the coding sequence GTGGCAGAGGTACTCGACATCGCGACCATCGCTCCGCACCGCGGCGCGGGCACGGCGGTGCTCCCCGTGCGGAGCGTCGGCGTCGTCCCCGTACGCGCGGCAGCGGTCGTCCCCGTCCGTGGATCAGCGGTCGTTCCCCCGCGCGGGCCGGCCGCCGGCACCGTCCGCGGTCCCGCCGTCGCCGCCTACCGGCGACCGCGCGGCCTCGGCGGCATGCCGGTGATCGCCCCCGTGCCCACCGGATCGCGCGCGAGCGCCGTCGACGGCATCCCGTCGCCCCGGACGAGCGCCGAAGGCGCCACGGCCGCCGGGACCACCGTCGACCACCTGACCGAGACCTACCGCGCCCACTACCGGTCGCTGCTCGGTCTCGCCGCCCTGCTCCTCGACGACACGGCCTCCTGCGAGGACGTCGTCCAGGAGGCGTTCATCCGCGTCCACTCGGCCCGCAAGCGGGTGCGCGAGCCCGAGAAGACGCTCGCCTACCTGCGCCAGACCGTCGTGAACCTCTCCCGGTCCGCGCTGCGCCGCCGCATCCTCGGCCTCAAGCTGCTGTCCAAGCCGATGCCGGACATGGCAAGCGCCGAGGAGGGCGCGTACGACCAGCTGGAGCGCGAGGACCTCATCAAGGCGATGCGCGGACTCCAGCGCCGCCAGCGCGAGGTGCTCGCCCTGCGGTACTTCTCCGACATGACCGAGGTCCAGGTCGCCGAGGCGCTCGGCATATCCCTGGGCTCGGTGAAGGCGTACGGTTCGCGGGGCATCGCGGCGCTGCGCGTCGCCATGGGAGCGACGTCATGA
- a CDS encoding YdcF family protein yields MSSLALAVATVFLLLFAVGVRRDRRRFGNAVLLGLAVTFVGLGLLAGIEDAPPGVAETVMLGGLLVVGLGPIVLAGLLCANGVKMVRKEGRSPGNLLSLLAGLGMVVVMGLAVAAVLTRSPVLGTIVGTTLLVLGYVSFLFLCFVGYAFLYGRLRLRRDAAYVVVLGSGLIGGRRVSPLLASRLDRGREVYEKLAARKRRDGTAPLLITSGGQGPDETLPESHAMADYLVARGFPPDALVREDRSRTTEENLLFSKELMERDRPGSACVIVTNNFHAFRAAILARRAGVDGQVVGSPTAAYFWPSATMREFVAVFLQYKRVNLGICLTLVLLGVAAGAKL; encoded by the coding sequence ATGTCGTCGCTCGCCCTCGCCGTGGCCACGGTCTTCCTCCTCCTCTTCGCGGTCGGTGTGCGACGCGACCGCCGCCGCTTCGGCAACGCCGTACTGCTCGGCCTCGCCGTCACCTTCGTCGGGCTCGGCCTGCTCGCCGGGATCGAGGACGCCCCGCCCGGCGTCGCCGAGACCGTGATGCTGGGCGGGCTGCTCGTCGTCGGGCTCGGCCCGATCGTCCTCGCCGGGCTGCTCTGCGCGAACGGCGTGAAGATGGTCCGCAAGGAGGGCAGGAGCCCGGGGAACCTGCTGTCCCTCCTCGCCGGGCTCGGCATGGTCGTCGTGATGGGCCTGGCGGTCGCCGCCGTCCTCACCCGGTCCCCCGTCCTGGGCACGATCGTCGGCACGACCCTGCTCGTCCTCGGCTACGTCTCGTTCCTCTTCCTCTGCTTCGTCGGCTACGCCTTCCTGTACGGCCGCCTGCGTCTGCGCCGCGACGCCGCCTACGTCGTGGTCCTCGGCTCCGGCCTTATCGGCGGCCGGCGGGTGTCCCCGCTGCTCGCGAGCCGCCTCGACCGGGGCCGCGAGGTGTACGAGAAGCTGGCCGCCCGGAAGCGGCGGGACGGCACCGCGCCCCTCCTCATCACCTCCGGCGGCCAGGGCCCCGACGAGACCCTGCCCGAGTCCCACGCGATGGCCGACTACCTCGTCGCGCGCGGCTTCCCGCCGGACGCGCTGGTCCGCGAGGACCGGTCGCGGACCACCGAGGAGAACCTGCTCTTCAGCAAGGAGCTGATGGAACGGGACCGGCCCGGCTCCGCCTGCGTGATCGTGACCAACAACTTCCACGCCTTCCGCGCCGCGATCCTGGCCCGCCGCGCGGGCGTGGACGGCCAGGTGGTCGGGTCGCCGACCGCCGCGTACTTCTGGCCCTCGGCGACGATGCGCGAGTTCGTCGCGGTGTTCCTCCAGTACAAGCGGGTGAACCTGGGGATCTGCCTGACGCTGGTCCTGCTGGGCGTGGCGGCGGGCGCGAAGCTCTGA
- a CDS encoding SURF1 family protein, whose protein sequence is MYRFLRTPRWWGINVFVLLAIPFCVFMGTWQLGKFEDRVDSHEEAERRPAASATAVEPLDSLLPVDKETSGRSAEARGRFGAQFLVPDRELDGRTGSYVLTLLRTDGGRSLPVVRGWLPTGAKAPAPPAGEVTVVGALQASETAGTKGVRAAGGLPEGQLGMISAAALVNVVTDEVYDAWITLADSPAGLTPVPASAAAGTGLDAKAFQNLGYTAEWFVFAGFVLFMWFRLVRREAEASRDEALGL, encoded by the coding sequence GTGTACCGGTTCCTGAGAACGCCCCGCTGGTGGGGGATCAACGTCTTCGTCCTGCTGGCGATCCCGTTCTGCGTGTTCATGGGGACCTGGCAGCTGGGCAAGTTCGAGGATCGTGTGGACTCCCACGAGGAGGCCGAGCGGCGGCCCGCCGCGAGCGCGACGGCGGTCGAGCCGCTGGACTCGCTGCTTCCGGTGGACAAGGAGACCTCGGGCCGGTCGGCCGAGGCGCGGGGCCGGTTCGGGGCGCAGTTCCTCGTCCCGGACCGCGAGCTGGACGGCCGGACCGGCAGCTATGTCCTGACGCTGCTGCGGACGGACGGCGGCCGGTCGCTGCCGGTGGTCCGGGGCTGGCTCCCCACGGGCGCGAAGGCTCCCGCCCCGCCGGCCGGCGAGGTCACGGTGGTGGGTGCGCTCCAGGCCTCGGAGACGGCGGGCACGAAGGGCGTCCGCGCGGCCGGCGGGCTGCCCGAGGGGCAGCTGGGCATGATCAGCGCGGCGGCCCTGGTGAACGTCGTCACGGACGAGGTCTACGACGCGTGGATCACGCTCGCGGACTCCCCCGCGGGCCTCACGCCGGTCCCGGCGTCCGCCGCGGCGGGCACCGGCCTGGACGCCAAGGCCTTCCAGAACCTCGGCTACACCGCGGAGTGGTTCGTCTTCGCGGGCTTCGTCCTCTTCATGTGGTTCCGCCTGGTGCGCCGCGAGGCGGAAGCCTCCCGCGACGAGGCGCTGGGCCTGTAG